The following coding sequences lie in one Myxococcus xanthus genomic window:
- the recR gene encoding recombination mediator RecR, whose translation MTPDPLNRLVAQLAKLPGIGEKTAQRLAFHILRAPGEYAAELSQAIREVKEKVHLCVRCFSLTDAETCNFCRDARRDERVLCVVETFADLMALERTREFKGRYHVLHGVLSPLEGVGPEQLRIRELLERLNDSRVEELILATNPDIEGEATALYLTRLLKPMGLRVTRIAQGLPMGGDLEFADQATLAKALSARRDL comes from the coding sequence ATGACCCCCGATCCGCTGAATCGACTCGTCGCCCAGTTGGCGAAGCTGCCGGGCATCGGCGAGAAGACCGCGCAGCGCCTCGCGTTCCACATCCTGCGGGCGCCGGGTGAGTATGCCGCGGAGCTGTCGCAGGCCATTCGCGAGGTGAAGGAGAAGGTGCACCTGTGCGTGCGCTGCTTCTCCCTCACCGACGCGGAGACCTGCAACTTCTGCCGGGACGCACGGCGCGACGAGCGCGTGCTGTGCGTCGTGGAGACGTTCGCCGACCTGATGGCGCTGGAGCGCACCCGTGAGTTCAAGGGCCGCTACCACGTCCTGCACGGCGTGCTGTCTCCCCTGGAGGGCGTGGGCCCCGAGCAGCTCCGCATCCGCGAGCTGCTGGAGCGCCTCAACGACAGCCGGGTGGAGGAACTCATCCTCGCCACCAACCCGGACATCGAGGGCGAAGCCACCGCGCTCTACCTGACGCGCCTGCTCAAGCCCATGGGCCTGCGCGTCACCCGCATCGCCCAGGGCCTGCCCATGGGCGGCGACCTGGAGTTCGCCGACCAGGCCACGCTCGCCAAGGCACTCTCCGCCCGCCGCGACCTGTAG
- the mglB gene encoding gliding-motility regulator GTPase-activating protein MglB, with protein sequence MGTQLVMYEEEFTKINAVCDRLTKDANAKVVFLVDKNGQLISSAGQTQNIDTTSLASLTAGNVAAMGGLAKLIGENEFPNQFHEGAKDSLYMTIVGSRVVLVVIFDNRTSLGLVRLRIKKASDELTKIFESLVKKTDSPGAGSPFAEISDDDIDNLFSE encoded by the coding sequence ATGGGCACGCAACTGGTGATGTACGAAGAGGAGTTCACCAAGATCAACGCCGTTTGCGACCGGCTTACCAAGGACGCGAACGCGAAGGTGGTCTTCCTCGTCGACAAGAACGGGCAGCTCATCTCCTCCGCGGGTCAGACGCAGAACATCGACACCACGTCACTGGCCTCGCTGACGGCCGGTAACGTGGCGGCGATGGGTGGCCTGGCCAAGCTGATTGGGGAGAACGAGTTCCCCAACCAGTTCCACGAAGGGGCCAAGGACTCGCTGTACATGACCATCGTCGGCAGCCGGGTCGTGCTGGTCGTCATCTTTGACAACCGCACCAGCCTTGGCCTCGTCCGCCTTCGCATCAAGAAGGCCAGCGACGAGCTCACGAAGATCTTCGAGAGCCTGGTGAAGAAGACGGACAGTCCTGGAGCTGGGTCGCCCTTCGCCGAGATCTCCGACGACGATATCGACAACCTCTTCAGCGAGTAA
- a CDS encoding FecR domain-containing protein gives MSAPRRWFLVLLLLVAGCDDDAVAPPPGPSAVVDAGAGEVLGRLEGLSGDVRLERGGKQAPAEEGPLYGGDAVETAAGGAATVRFPDGRSVEVGPDARFALGSDSGGIVLQVERGILLSRVPADANRTGQGSKVALTIRTPFGLTRVGADEPSEVRVQVAEDAGRVEVRLGAIEFVGRDGKTLRASEGDAVEATSGRTELVARGARVLELAPIPVAVRLTAGRAEVRAKGASDWRPVAKQGEELSPGGSVRTRRGGSAVLALEGSATVASLGSDAELVLTSAEQGGATDEARFDLLRGWLNLQLARGRTSRLVLPGLQVEGGGEARLAVRRTAAGYLVDALTGQVTLVRGAARQALRAGERATVDASSAQAPRVEPLAPAPLALGVVDGAEVFHPGLQDVAITWEGEGEATVEVAEDAAFTRPVLSGTVYRPFINVPAPVRGVLHWRVRRKDGTQVSGSASFAPERAVRSLARVRNVVPEGPEKTTIFYQDKPPAVTFTYAAETSAARYRVAVYRAGTLDTPVAERTVTETRAALDAGALSEGNYLWSVTPLSATGAQLKGGRMNKLELVYDNSVPVLMVSTPRNGQAAGAKVRAAGVAPVDARLSINGRPVALDGKHRFNTWVEPVGSPPVLVFKMTRPGAPAVHTVRTLKQRGP, from the coding sequence GTGAGTGCCCCGCGTCGTTGGTTCCTGGTCCTGCTGCTCCTCGTCGCGGGGTGTGATGATGACGCCGTGGCGCCGCCTCCCGGGCCCTCGGCGGTGGTCGATGCGGGCGCTGGCGAGGTGCTGGGCCGCCTGGAGGGCTTGAGCGGCGACGTGCGCCTGGAGCGAGGTGGCAAGCAGGCGCCCGCCGAAGAGGGGCCCTTGTACGGGGGCGACGCGGTGGAGACGGCCGCGGGTGGTGCGGCCACGGTGCGTTTCCCGGACGGCCGTTCCGTGGAGGTGGGGCCGGACGCACGCTTCGCGCTGGGCTCGGACTCGGGGGGCATCGTGCTTCAAGTGGAGCGCGGCATCCTGTTGTCGCGCGTGCCCGCTGATGCGAACCGCACGGGCCAGGGCTCGAAGGTGGCGCTGACCATCCGTACGCCCTTCGGCCTCACGCGCGTGGGGGCGGATGAACCCAGCGAGGTGCGCGTGCAGGTGGCCGAGGACGCGGGCCGCGTCGAGGTGCGGCTGGGCGCCATCGAGTTCGTGGGCCGTGATGGCAAGACGCTGCGCGCGTCCGAAGGCGACGCGGTGGAGGCGACGTCCGGCCGGACGGAGCTGGTGGCTCGCGGGGCGCGTGTCCTGGAGCTGGCGCCGATTCCGGTGGCGGTACGGCTGACGGCAGGGCGCGCGGAGGTGCGAGCCAAGGGGGCGTCGGACTGGCGTCCGGTGGCGAAGCAGGGCGAGGAGCTGTCGCCGGGAGGCAGCGTGCGCACCCGGCGCGGAGGCTCCGCGGTGCTGGCGCTGGAGGGCTCGGCCACGGTGGCGTCACTGGGCTCGGACGCGGAGCTGGTGCTGACGTCAGCGGAGCAGGGTGGCGCCACGGACGAGGCGCGCTTCGACTTGTTGAGGGGCTGGCTGAACCTGCAGCTCGCGCGAGGGCGTACCAGCCGGCTGGTGCTGCCGGGGCTGCAGGTGGAGGGCGGCGGTGAAGCGCGGCTGGCGGTGCGCCGCACGGCCGCGGGCTATCTGGTGGATGCCCTCACCGGACAGGTGACGCTGGTCCGCGGAGCCGCCCGGCAGGCGCTGCGCGCGGGTGAGCGCGCCACGGTGGATGCGTCCTCCGCGCAGGCGCCACGCGTCGAGCCGCTCGCGCCCGCGCCACTGGCCCTGGGCGTCGTCGACGGCGCGGAGGTGTTCCATCCAGGGCTGCAGGATGTGGCCATCACCTGGGAAGGGGAGGGCGAGGCCACGGTGGAGGTCGCGGAGGACGCGGCCTTCACGCGGCCGGTGCTGTCAGGCACGGTGTACCGTCCCTTCATCAACGTGCCGGCGCCGGTGCGCGGCGTGCTCCACTGGCGGGTGCGCCGCAAGGATGGGACGCAGGTGTCGGGCAGCGCGTCGTTCGCGCCGGAGCGCGCGGTGCGCTCGCTGGCGCGGGTGCGCAACGTGGTGCCCGAGGGGCCGGAGAAGACGACCATCTTCTACCAGGACAAGCCCCCGGCGGTGACCTTCACCTATGCCGCGGAGACCTCCGCGGCGCGCTACCGTGTGGCCGTGTACCGCGCGGGGACATTGGATACGCCGGTGGCCGAACGCACCGTGACGGAGACTCGCGCCGCGCTGGACGCCGGTGCGCTGAGCGAGGGCAACTACCTCTGGTCCGTCACGCCGCTTTCCGCCACGGGTGCACAGCTCAAGGGGGGACGGATGAACAAGCTGGAACTGGTCTACGACAACTCGGTGCCGGTGCTCATGGTGTCCACACCGCGCAACGGGCAGGCCGCGGGCGCGAAGGTGCGCGCGGCCGGTGTCGCCCCCGTGGACGCCCGCCTGTCCATCAATGGACGCCCGGTGGCGCTGGATGGCAAGCACCGGTTCAACACCTGGGTGGAGCCGGTGGGCTCGCCGCCCGTATTGGTGTTTAAGATGACGCGTCCTGGTGCCCCGGCGGTCCATACGGTGCGCACTCTGAAACAGCGAGGGCCGTGA
- a CDS encoding MSCRAMM family protein, whose product MEATDPHPESVEPERARPTGLGAFPAFSILRCVLPPPLLPRCSVARLALVLLVLLATPSAHADAVAEHASLRLRYGLSLRDGRQADVGPGLTYEGFTPNDMAAVGTAWLGTSWLGAWAGLQREAFDLREGALRITGGSLWRASVGSRARAFLGPVRAELGAGYGFSQLPHFSDSAEPVLLRGVRHAVVVGGLVRFPLMLGLQLEARGELPVSLSVRDATGARAEATGFSAGGALLVPLRRAERWTGTLVLDFQHVQDTVTLEDGTQSRQRLRRMGAALELAWHDGVRTTRQVPVPVVVVPGSVRFHVLDARTGAPLPGARVMVEGEAHVADAQGLVEVASLSPGPVSAQVTAEGYASAEAAVTVEEGVRAELEVRAAPLPPPTGALRVTVVDARTGAPLPDVRVSVGTAQVRTDLTGQVVVRDLASGPVAVAVASSGFRSVDEAAVVIAGQESTLSVPLASEKKGTRATLVGQVRSVRGGKPLAATLLMTKARVRARTDAKGAFNVQVRGGTYRITISARGHLSQTKVITLREGERTILNVDLFPRGKR is encoded by the coding sequence GTGGAGGCCACGGATCCGCACCCTGAGAGCGTGGAGCCTGAGCGGGCCCGTCCCACGGGGTTGGGGGCCTTCCCGGCTTTCTCTATACTCCGCTGCGTTTTGCCGCCCCCGCTTCTCCCGCGTTGCTCCGTGGCGCGCCTGGCGCTGGTGCTCCTCGTCCTGCTTGCCACTCCCTCCGCCCACGCGGACGCAGTGGCCGAGCACGCCTCGTTGCGCCTTCGCTACGGGCTGTCCCTCCGTGACGGCCGTCAGGCGGATGTAGGGCCCGGGCTCACCTATGAGGGCTTCACGCCGAACGACATGGCGGCCGTAGGCACTGCGTGGCTGGGCACGTCCTGGCTGGGCGCGTGGGCCGGGTTGCAGCGGGAGGCCTTCGACCTGCGGGAGGGCGCGCTGCGGATCACCGGTGGCAGCCTGTGGCGGGCCTCGGTGGGCTCCCGGGCGCGCGCCTTCCTGGGCCCGGTGCGCGCGGAGCTGGGCGCGGGCTATGGCTTCTCGCAGCTTCCCCACTTCAGTGACTCGGCCGAGCCCGTGCTCCTTCGGGGTGTGCGGCATGCGGTGGTGGTGGGCGGCCTGGTGCGCTTCCCACTGATGCTGGGGCTGCAGTTGGAAGCGCGCGGTGAGCTGCCGGTCTCGCTGTCGGTGCGCGACGCCACGGGCGCCCGAGCGGAGGCGACGGGGTTCTCCGCCGGTGGCGCGCTGCTGGTGCCGCTGCGGCGAGCGGAGCGCTGGACGGGCACGCTGGTGCTGGACTTCCAGCACGTGCAGGACACGGTGACGCTGGAGGATGGGACGCAGTCCCGGCAGCGGCTGCGGCGGATGGGCGCGGCGCTGGAGCTGGCGTGGCATGACGGTGTCCGGACGACGCGGCAGGTGCCCGTGCCGGTGGTGGTGGTGCCCGGAAGCGTGCGGTTTCACGTGCTGGACGCGCGGACGGGCGCGCCGCTGCCCGGAGCGCGGGTCATGGTGGAGGGCGAGGCGCACGTGGCGGACGCACAAGGCCTCGTCGAAGTGGCGTCCCTGTCGCCCGGGCCGGTGTCCGCGCAGGTGACGGCGGAGGGATACGCGTCCGCGGAGGCGGCGGTCACGGTGGAGGAGGGCGTGCGCGCGGAGTTGGAGGTCCGAGCCGCGCCACTGCCGCCACCGACGGGCGCGCTGCGGGTGACGGTGGTGGATGCGCGGACGGGCGCGCCGCTGCCGGACGTTCGCGTGTCGGTGGGCACAGCCCAGGTGCGCACGGACCTGACAGGGCAGGTGGTGGTGAGGGACCTGGCTTCGGGGCCCGTGGCTGTCGCGGTGGCGTCTTCCGGCTTCCGGTCCGTGGATGAAGCCGCGGTGGTCATCGCCGGGCAGGAGTCCACGCTGTCGGTACCCCTGGCGTCGGAAAAGAAGGGGACGCGGGCCACGCTGGTGGGGCAGGTTCGCAGTGTGCGAGGGGGCAAGCCATTGGCGGCGACCCTCCTCATGACGAAGGCCCGAGTGCGCGCGCGCACGGATGCGAAGGGGGCTTTCAATGTCCAGGTGCGGGGTGGCACCTACCGCATCACCATCTCCGCGCGAGGGCATCTGTCCCAGACGAAGGTCATCACCCTGCGCGAGGGTGAGCGGACCATCCTCAATGTCGACCTCTTCCCGAGGGGGAAACGGTGA
- a CDS encoding YbaB/EbfC family nucleoid-associated protein, which yields MPGVDLNYFIRQANKLTEKIEERKQQLAEESVEAKAGDGRVTVVANGIQEIRSIKIDKEAIDPNDTSMLEDLITAAVNAALASSRQHMQRELAKISGGVKIPGIT from the coding sequence ATGCCTGGCGTCGACCTGAACTACTTCATCCGGCAGGCGAACAAGCTGACGGAGAAGATTGAAGAGCGGAAGCAGCAGCTGGCGGAAGAGAGCGTGGAAGCCAAGGCCGGTGACGGCCGGGTCACCGTCGTCGCCAACGGCATCCAGGAGATCCGCAGCATCAAGATCGACAAGGAAGCCATCGACCCCAACGACACGTCGATGCTCGAGGACCTCATCACCGCCGCGGTGAACGCCGCCCTGGCGAGCAGCCGTCAGCACATGCAGCGCGAGCTCGCGAAAATCTCCGGCGGCGTCAAAATCCCCGGCATTACCTGA
- a CDS encoding protein kinase domain-containing protein — MSPPQTTLPVTEASLVPLLQPYGPYVLVRKLAEGGMAEIFLAKLLGADGFERNVVIKRMLPHLTNNPDFVEMFRDEARLAAKLAHPNIVQIQELGFAEGCYYICMEYLAGEDFSTTLRLAGRKRHYVPLPIVLRVLIDAARGLHFAHEFTNEAGQPLNVVHRDISPSNLYLTYQGQVKVLDFGIAKAESRLVNTRTGVVKGKYMYMAPEQARGKEVDRRADVFALGVSLYEALTHVRPFSRENDLAVLNALLQGELKPPRELRPDLPEELEAILLKAMAFKPEDRYPTAEAFADALETFLSEHLSGSGAMPLGAFLKGHFGEERFTERSRIPTLATLTATYGGAAAGAQGQAPGAETHGTNLYGVLAREGDATSAQRPGMSMRPSSPGVPAHGSASRGPTSPEPATTAGGRRWRTLAVGLAGGLMLAAAGIVGYRQWVTTPASVSLVPATAPVVEAVAPEDAAAQAGSLPEAVANGAGGDVAVTDSAPPPVDAADATETDEAGLAGTASDVEPDADEEVADAAPVRSKKASSQKRVTLGIDDVQRVVSRGRARITTCFERYKADLPSSQGEVQVQLTIVSSGKVRAGTRGPLASSGVGRCLEAQAERLRFPPHRDQEVTVVMPFSWRVTQ; from the coding sequence ATGTCCCCCCCCCAGACGACCCTGCCTGTGACGGAAGCGAGCCTTGTGCCCCTGCTTCAGCCTTATGGCCCGTACGTGCTCGTGCGAAAGCTGGCCGAAGGCGGCATGGCGGAAATCTTCCTCGCCAAGCTGCTGGGCGCCGACGGCTTCGAGCGCAACGTCGTCATCAAGCGGATGCTGCCGCACCTGACGAACAACCCCGACTTCGTGGAGATGTTCCGGGACGAGGCGCGGCTGGCGGCGAAGCTGGCCCATCCGAACATCGTGCAGATTCAGGAGCTGGGCTTCGCGGAGGGCTGCTACTACATCTGCATGGAGTACCTCGCGGGCGAGGACTTCTCCACGACGCTGCGGCTGGCCGGACGCAAGCGCCACTACGTGCCGCTCCCCATCGTGTTGCGCGTCCTCATCGACGCGGCGCGCGGGCTGCACTTCGCGCACGAGTTCACCAACGAGGCCGGGCAGCCGCTGAACGTCGTCCACCGCGACATCTCTCCGTCGAACCTGTATCTGACGTACCAGGGGCAGGTGAAGGTGCTGGACTTCGGCATCGCCAAGGCCGAGTCGCGGCTCGTCAACACGCGCACTGGCGTGGTGAAGGGCAAGTACATGTACATGGCGCCGGAGCAGGCTCGCGGCAAGGAGGTGGACCGCCGCGCGGACGTCTTCGCGCTGGGCGTGAGCCTGTATGAGGCCCTCACCCATGTGCGGCCCTTCTCCCGGGAGAACGACCTGGCGGTGCTCAACGCGCTGCTGCAGGGCGAGCTCAAGCCGCCGCGCGAGCTGCGGCCGGACTTGCCCGAGGAACTGGAGGCCATCCTCCTGAAGGCCATGGCCTTCAAGCCGGAGGACCGCTACCCCACCGCGGAGGCGTTCGCGGACGCGCTGGAGACGTTCCTCTCGGAGCATCTCAGTGGCTCGGGCGCGATGCCGCTCGGCGCCTTCTTGAAGGGGCACTTTGGTGAGGAGCGCTTCACCGAGCGCTCACGCATTCCCACGCTGGCCACGCTCACCGCGACGTACGGAGGCGCCGCGGCAGGGGCGCAGGGGCAGGCGCCGGGTGCGGAGACGCACGGGACGAACCTGTATGGCGTGCTTGCCCGGGAGGGGGACGCCACGTCCGCCCAGCGCCCCGGCATGTCCATGCGGCCTTCCTCGCCGGGCGTGCCTGCCCATGGCTCGGCTTCACGTGGGCCGACGTCGCCGGAGCCCGCCACCACGGCCGGAGGCCGACGCTGGCGTACGCTGGCGGTGGGATTGGCGGGCGGCCTGATGCTGGCGGCGGCGGGCATCGTTGGATATCGGCAGTGGGTGACGACGCCCGCTTCGGTGTCGCTGGTGCCGGCCACGGCGCCCGTCGTGGAGGCCGTGGCACCGGAGGATGCTGCCGCTCAGGCCGGTTCTCTGCCGGAAGCCGTGGCCAATGGGGCGGGTGGCGACGTGGCCGTGACGGATTCGGCGCCGCCACCCGTGGATGCCGCTGACGCGACGGAGACGGACGAAGCCGGACTTGCTGGCACTGCGTCCGATGTCGAGCCGGATGCGGATGAAGAAGTGGCGGACGCGGCACCTGTGCGGTCGAAGAAGGCCTCGTCGCAGAAGCGGGTGACGCTGGGCATCGACGATGTGCAGCGTGTCGTCTCGCGTGGACGGGCGCGCATCACCACGTGCTTCGAGCGCTACAAGGCGGACCTGCCTTCGAGCCAGGGCGAGGTGCAGGTGCAGCTCACCATCGTCTCGTCGGGCAAGGTGCGGGCGGGGACGCGGGGACCGTTGGCTTCGTCGGGCGTGGGCCGCTGCCTGGAGGCCCAGGCGGAGCGCCTTCGCTTCCCGCCTCACCGGGACCAGGAGGTCACGGTGGTGATGCCCTTCTCGTGGCGGGTGACGCAGTAG